The following are from one region of the Hymenobacter radiodurans genome:
- a CDS encoding class I SAM-dependent methyltransferase, with translation MLRDKHVASFTPTSGFAIRKLCRKIDFNKRNVIVEYGPGTGVFTRYFLAHLTPDSILILIERNKDFVHIIKESIQDPRLIIFHESAENIEQILLHCNEQQADYIVSGIPFSFLQKSLRELIIRNSYKCLKEGGSFLGYQTFFQIDRFLKDHLDCEFNKVQTEICVLNVPPLKIFEAIK, from the coding sequence ATGCTACGCGACAAGCATGTAGCATCCTTCACACCTACATCTGGTTTTGCAATTAGGAAATTATGCAGAAAAATTGATTTTAATAAAAGAAATGTTATTGTGGAATACGGCCCAGGTACGGGTGTCTTTACCAGATATTTTCTCGCTCATTTAACGCCAGATTCTATATTGATTCTTATTGAGCGTAATAAAGACTTTGTGCACATAATAAAAGAGAGCATTCAAGATCCGAGACTAATTATCTTTCATGAAAGTGCAGAAAATATCGAGCAAATCTTGTTGCATTGTAACGAACAACAAGCAGATTATATCGTTTCAGGAATTCCTTTTTCATTTCTTCAGAAATCCTTGCGCGAGTTAATTATTCGTAACTCATACAAGTGTCTGAAAGAAGGCGGTAGTTTTTTGGGTTATCAGACGTTCTTTCAAATTGATCGATTCTTAAAAGATCATTTAGATTGCGAGTTTAATAAAGTTCAAACTGAAATTTGCGTACTCAATGTGCCGCCATTAAAGATTTTTGAGGCTATCAAGTAA
- a CDS encoding M14 family zinc carboxypeptidase: protein MLKTYFSAALLTVGLTLATPAAAQNSYFFPEAPAGSFDPAIPTPEKFLGYPIGSHYTRTDQIVAYLRELDRVSDKVSLRVLGNTFEERPQVVATITTVANQQNLEQLQKQRRALVDPSQPAPDYKRLPVIVSLNYGVHGNESSSSEAALLTAYYLTASTSPETQQWLEQSVITIDPLENPDGRDRASHWYDQNKSWPPVTDPLDREHTEAWPGGRTNHFYTDLNRDWLPLTQPESRARMAFLHEWYPNVMIDFHEMGTNSTYYFEPTKPLSTENDLIPRATYEVLNVHLAKYHAQALDKLGSLYWTKEQFDNLSPIYGSTYPDFQGGVGATFEVGSSRGLAQEGTNGVVTFPFTIRNHVATGLATVRGAVEEKELYLRHQRDFFASALTNAKKFPTKAYVFGSAKDETLTNRFLDLLLQHKIQVHELGKTVTLDKQTFEKGKTYVVPTAQPQYRIVNSLFEELTTFHDSVFYDVTGWSQAHAYGLPVSKQKNAVLVQGAPITTAKALAGNVLGGKSSYAYLLPWTDYNAPKALVALQCAGVITKVAFKPFRAGTASQPTDFGYGTVVVPVAGQKLPADSVFQVLNRVSKQAQVTFTSVTTGFSLGGIDLGSNNVRTVPETKAALLVGTGTTASEVGEAWFVASQHLGLPLSKIEVSNVSRAPLGRYTSLVLVGAIMGRWTK, encoded by the coding sequence ATGCTCAAAACATACTTTTCGGCGGCGCTGCTTACTGTGGGTTTAACCCTGGCGACGCCGGCCGCGGCCCAAAACAGCTACTTTTTCCCCGAAGCACCAGCGGGCTCCTTCGATCCGGCTATCCCTACACCGGAGAAGTTTCTGGGCTACCCTATTGGCTCGCACTACACCCGCACCGACCAGATTGTGGCTTACCTGCGGGAGCTGGATCGGGTGTCCGACAAGGTGAGTCTGCGGGTGCTGGGCAACACGTTTGAGGAGCGGCCCCAGGTGGTGGCTACCATTACGACCGTAGCCAACCAGCAGAACCTGGAGCAGTTGCAGAAGCAGCGCCGGGCCTTGGTTGACCCCAGCCAGCCCGCGCCCGACTACAAGCGCCTTCCGGTAATTGTTAGCCTCAACTACGGGGTGCACGGCAACGAAAGCTCCAGCTCGGAAGCCGCCCTGCTCACGGCGTATTACCTCACGGCTTCCACCAGCCCCGAAACCCAGCAGTGGCTGGAGCAGTCCGTTATTACCATCGACCCGCTGGAAAACCCCGATGGGCGCGACCGGGCCTCGCACTGGTATGATCAAAATAAGTCGTGGCCGCCTGTGACAGATCCGCTGGACCGGGAGCACACCGAAGCTTGGCCGGGCGGGCGCACCAACCATTTCTACACCGACTTGAACCGCGACTGGCTGCCCCTGACCCAGCCCGAAAGCCGGGCCCGGATGGCGTTTCTGCATGAATGGTACCCCAACGTGATGATCGACTTTCACGAAATGGGCACCAACAGCACTTACTACTTCGAGCCCACCAAGCCCCTGAGCACCGAAAACGACCTGATTCCGCGCGCAACCTACGAGGTACTGAACGTGCATTTGGCCAAGTACCACGCCCAGGCCTTGGATAAGCTCGGTTCTCTGTACTGGACCAAGGAGCAGTTTGATAACCTGTCACCCATTTACGGCTCCACCTATCCGGATTTTCAGGGCGGCGTGGGCGCTACATTTGAGGTCGGCAGCTCCCGCGGTCTGGCGCAGGAAGGCACCAATGGCGTGGTCACGTTTCCCTTTACTATTCGCAACCACGTGGCTACCGGCTTAGCCACGGTGCGCGGTGCCGTGGAGGAAAAGGAGCTGTATCTGCGCCATCAGCGCGACTTTTTCGCTTCCGCGCTGACTAATGCCAAGAAGTTTCCGACCAAAGCCTACGTCTTTGGTAGTGCGAAAGACGAAACGCTCACCAACCGCTTTCTGGACTTGCTCCTGCAACACAAAATCCAGGTACACGAGCTGGGCAAAACGGTGACGCTCGACAAGCAAACATTTGAAAAGGGCAAGACCTATGTGGTGCCCACGGCCCAGCCCCAATACCGCATCGTTAACTCGCTGTTCGAGGAGTTAACCACCTTTCACGACAGTGTATTCTACGACGTCACTGGCTGGAGCCAAGCCCACGCCTACGGCCTGCCGGTAAGCAAGCAGAAAAACGCGGTGCTGGTACAAGGCGCGCCTATTACGACCGCCAAAGCATTGGCCGGTAACGTGCTGGGGGGCAAAAGTAGCTACGCCTACCTCTTGCCCTGGACTGATTATAACGCTCCCAAAGCTTTGGTAGCCTTGCAGTGCGCCGGCGTCATCACCAAAGTTGCCTTTAAGCCATTCCGCGCCGGCACTGCTTCCCAACCCACCGACTTTGGGTACGGCACCGTAGTCGTGCCCGTGGCGGGCCAAAAGCTGCCAGCCGACTCGGTATTTCAGGTGTTAAATCGGGTAAGCAAGCAAGCGCAAGTCACGTTTACGAGCGTAACGACTGGATTTAGTCTGGGTGGTATCGACTTGGGTTCCAACAACGTGCGCACGGTGCCGGAAACCAAAGCGGCGCTGCTGGTGGGTACGGGCACCACGGCCTCGGAGGTAGGTGAAGCATGGTTTGTGGCCAGCCAGCATTTAGGGCTGCCCTTGAGTAAAATAGAGGTGAGCAATGTGAGCCGTGCGCCGCTGGGTCGCTACACCAGTCTGGTGCTGGTGGGGGCAATTATGGGGCGCTGGACAAAGTGA
- a CDS encoding RagB/SusD family nutrient uptake outer membrane protein has product MLRLAEQYLIRAEARARQGKLPQALADLNSVRARAGVPASTAATAEQLLLAIENERRVEFAFEADRWFDLVRTGRAGIVLGVTDQRRWLFPLPFNDLVADPALEQNPGY; this is encoded by the coding sequence GTGCTGCGCCTAGCCGAGCAGTACCTCATTCGGGCCGAAGCCCGCGCCCGCCAAGGCAAGCTTCCCCAGGCGCTGGCTGACCTGAACTCTGTGCGTGCCCGCGCCGGCGTGCCGGCCAGCACTGCCGCTACCGCCGAGCAACTGCTTTTAGCCATCGAAAATGAGCGCCGCGTAGAGTTTGCCTTCGAGGCCGACCGGTGGTTTGACCTCGTGCGCACCGGCCGCGCCGGCATCGTTCTCGGCGTCACCGATCAACGCCGCTGGCTGTTCCCGCTGCCCTTCAACGACTTAGTGGCTGATCCTGCATTGGAGCAAAACCCAGGCTACTAA
- a CDS encoding LTA synthase family protein, with protein sequence MFNINLFPPLSEIYYNFIRLLTVSYYDIIYALALCVIFSVCAELADKNFIVKKIIYFCFLFFLIISVIWALVNSYAVKILNSPINYQMLYYSDIMDSEYVWVAIAENFSWVILCKVLFVIMLVLGGGMVLYRVSLRSEIIGLTSKIILLSAICSVVYLVKFHHLVSYSKKNYYDDYVKTYNPIIFFSNSFFQSFNSERRLFTEFDSKEYENDFVSPDSSVKLSLPVIPRNSNIKNVILYVLESVPAEYVAGYENKYNATPNLQKYLPESLIFTNFYAHTPNSTNSLFSLLGSVYPLMSYKTVIVEKPDIQLPTLSSELKQRKYRTAFFQASDNQYARVDEYLSFRSFDKVVDHRQIPCSTKSFVSSAEGVGEGKDERCMVTAFSEWASDTSQDAPFFAMLWTIQTHWPYFVFGSEKDFNVKDPTLNRYLNALHQSDAALGNLLADLKQKGLYESTLVIVVGDHGESFGRHGQYGHGSNIYDENVKVPLIFINPLLFSGQKQSNIGGHVDVAATVMDILDFKKPQGWQGTSLFDPYRKNIVWLFSTWTDYFFGYRTLSHKVILNAYSNKTSVYNVKQDPNESIDLADQNPELVKLSYRRIGQWVQYNRAFLNKKLNKEDKEVLHSTYP encoded by the coding sequence ATGTTTAATATTAATTTATTTCCTCCTCTTTCTGAAATATATTACAATTTTATAAGATTACTCACAGTTAGTTATTATGATATTATTTATGCGCTTGCATTATGCGTAATATTTTCAGTTTGCGCAGAATTAGCAGATAAGAATTTTATAGTAAAAAAGATTATTTACTTCTGCTTTCTGTTTTTCTTAATCATAAGCGTAATATGGGCTTTGGTTAATTCATATGCGGTAAAAATATTAAACAGCCCTATAAATTACCAAATGCTATACTATTCGGATATAATGGATAGTGAGTATGTATGGGTGGCCATAGCAGAGAATTTCTCGTGGGTTATTTTATGTAAGGTACTCTTTGTAATAATGCTAGTATTAGGAGGAGGTATGGTTTTATACAGAGTGTCTCTAAGAAGTGAAATAATTGGACTTACATCTAAAATTATACTCTTATCAGCAATATGCTCTGTAGTATATCTTGTTAAATTTCATCATTTAGTTTCTTATTCAAAGAAAAATTATTATGACGATTATGTCAAGACGTATAATCCAATAATATTTTTTTCAAATTCATTTTTTCAATCTTTTAATAGCGAACGCAGACTATTTACTGAGTTTGACTCGAAAGAATATGAAAATGACTTTGTTAGTCCAGATAGCTCTGTTAAGTTAAGTTTACCTGTGATACCCAGAAACTCAAACATAAAGAATGTAATTCTGTATGTTTTAGAGTCAGTACCAGCAGAGTATGTCGCAGGGTATGAAAATAAATATAATGCGACTCCTAACTTGCAGAAATATTTGCCAGAATCTTTGATTTTTACAAACTTTTATGCTCACACCCCTAACTCTACAAACTCACTCTTTTCCTTATTAGGCTCGGTTTATCCCTTAATGTCCTATAAAACTGTAATCGTTGAAAAACCAGATATACAGCTACCCACATTAAGCTCGGAGTTGAAGCAAAGAAAATATAGAACAGCTTTTTTTCAAGCCTCTGACAATCAATATGCACGGGTAGACGAGTACTTGTCTTTTCGCAGTTTCGACAAAGTAGTGGATCATCGACAAATACCCTGTTCGACCAAATCTTTTGTTTCGAGCGCAGAGGGTGTAGGAGAAGGTAAAGATGAAAGATGCATGGTAACTGCATTTTCAGAGTGGGCTTCAGATACAAGTCAAGATGCCCCTTTTTTTGCAATGCTTTGGACCATTCAAACGCATTGGCCTTATTTTGTTTTTGGATCAGAAAAGGACTTTAATGTTAAAGACCCCACACTGAATAGATATTTAAATGCTCTTCACCAAAGTGACGCGGCTCTCGGCAACTTGCTTGCTGATTTGAAACAAAAAGGCTTATATGAATCAACTTTAGTTATAGTTGTAGGTGACCATGGAGAGTCTTTTGGCCGCCATGGGCAATATGGACATGGCTCAAATATTTACGATGAAAACGTAAAGGTTCCATTGATTTTTATCAATCCCCTATTATTTAGCGGACAGAAACAGTCAAATATAGGAGGTCATGTCGATGTAGCAGCCACAGTGATGGATATACTCGATTTCAAGAAGCCACAGGGGTGGCAAGGAACAAGTTTATTCGATCCCTATCGGAAAAATATTGTTTGGTTATTTTCAACTTGGACAGACTATTTCTTTGGGTATCGTACTCTATCACATAAAGTAATTCTTAATGCTTATTCTAATAAGACTAGTGTATATAATGTAAAGCAAGACCCAAATGAAAGCATAGATTTAGCTGATCAAAACCCCGAATTAGTAAAATTAAGCTATCGACGAATTGGTCAATGGGTTCAATATAATCGTGCGTTTCTTAATAAGAAATTAAATAAAGAAGACAAGGAGGTCTTGCATTCCACTTATCCTTGA
- a CDS encoding RagB/SusD family nutrient uptake outer membrane protein, producing MKQTLFRLLFASQVAAVSLSLSACNDLLEPQPVQQLPADQAITDAGSARAATIGAYDRVQAYYQLNWPVLGFLPGENVRFNGTLNQFLQIDQNQLSADNVLITEAWTQMYQAVNVANNLLAAVPDVNDPLLPAAEKNQLLGEAHFLRALVYFDLARGWGGVPLILTPTRTKENGQGIGRSTVAQTYDQVLADLVEAETLLPDATTRNRAVKTTARALRARLHLYRQQYAEAETYATQVITNANYSLVTPYRAISTAPFLSRESVLELTFSNSDANTMWNNWFPSALGGQFNFQPVPAAITLLNDPTVGAIGRRC from the coding sequence ATGAAACAGACCTTATTTCGTCTTCTTTTTGCCTCTCAAGTAGCCGCCGTTAGCCTTAGCCTCTCCGCTTGCAACGACCTCTTGGAGCCCCAGCCGGTACAGCAGCTTCCCGCCGACCAAGCCATCACCGATGCCGGTAGCGCCCGCGCCGCTACCATCGGCGCCTACGACCGGGTGCAGGCGTATTATCAGCTCAACTGGCCCGTACTGGGCTTTTTGCCCGGCGAAAATGTGCGCTTTAACGGCACGCTCAATCAGTTTTTGCAGATCGATCAAAACCAGCTCAGCGCCGATAACGTGCTGATTACCGAGGCCTGGACGCAGATGTATCAGGCCGTGAACGTTGCCAACAATCTTCTGGCGGCGGTGCCTGATGTGAATGACCCATTGCTACCAGCTGCTGAGAAAAACCAATTGCTCGGCGAAGCCCACTTCCTGCGGGCCCTGGTTTACTTCGATTTGGCTCGGGGCTGGGGCGGCGTACCGCTGATCCTCACGCCCACGCGCACCAAGGAAAACGGCCAGGGCATCGGCCGCAGCACCGTGGCTCAGACGTACGACCAAGTGCTTGCTGACTTGGTTGAAGCTGAAACCTTACTACCCGACGCCACCACGCGCAACCGCGCCGTTAAAACCACCGCTCGTGCCCTGCGCGCCCGCTTGCACCTCTACCGCCAGCAGTACGCCGAGGCCGAAACCTACGCCACGCAGGTTATTACTAACGCCAATTATAGCTTGGTGACACCTTATCGGGCTATATCGACGGCGCCGTTTTTAAGTCGGGAATCAGTGCTGGAACTCACGTTCAGCAACTCCGATGCGAATACGATGTGGAACAACTGGTTCCCAAGTGCGCTTGGGGGGCAATTTAACTTCCAGCCCGTGCCTGCGGCCATTACCTTGCTCAACGACCCAACCGTGGGGGCAATCGGTCGGCGCTGCTAG